A genomic region of Bacteroides acidifaciens contains the following coding sequences:
- the radA gene encoding DNA repair protein RadA, whose product MAKEKTVYVCSNCGQNSPKWVGKCPSCGEWNTYVEEIVRKEPTNRRPVSGIETQKPKPVTLSEIIADDEPRIDMHDDELNRVLGGGLVQGSLVLIGGEPGIGKSTLVMQTVLHMPEKKILYVSGEESARQLKLRADRLSDVSSDCFIVCETSLEQIYVHIKNTNPDLVIIDSIQTISTESIESSPGSIAQVRECSASILRFAKETHTPVLLIGHINKEGSIAGPKVLEHIVDTVLQFEGDQHYMYRILRSIKNRFGSTAELGIYEMRQDGLRQVSNPSELLLSQDHEGMSGVAIASAIEGIRPFLIETQALVSSAVYGNPQRSATGFDLRRMNMLLAVLEKRVGFKLAQKDVFLNIAGGLKVNDPAIDLPVISAILSSNMDAAIEPEVCMAGEIGLSGEIRPVNRIEQRIGEAEKLGFKRFLLPKYNLQGIDTKKLKIELVPVRKVEEAFRALFG is encoded by the coding sequence ATGGCAAAAGAGAAGACCGTATATGTATGCAGTAACTGCGGACAAAATTCACCGAAATGGGTGGGTAAATGTCCGTCGTGTGGAGAATGGAATACGTATGTAGAGGAAATCGTACGGAAAGAACCGACCAACCGCCGACCGGTATCGGGCATTGAGACACAGAAACCCAAACCTGTTACCCTCAGCGAAATAATAGCGGACGATGAACCGCGTATCGACATGCACGATGATGAACTGAACCGCGTGTTAGGTGGCGGTCTTGTGCAAGGTTCTTTAGTCTTGATAGGCGGCGAACCGGGAATCGGCAAATCGACGCTCGTCATGCAGACCGTACTGCATATGCCGGAGAAGAAGATTCTCTATGTATCCGGCGAAGAAAGCGCGCGCCAACTGAAACTTCGTGCCGACCGCCTTTCCGATGTTTCCAGCGATTGCTTTATTGTCTGCGAGACTTCGCTCGAGCAGATTTACGTACATATCAAGAATACGAATCCCGATTTGGTCATTATCGACTCTATACAGACTATTTCAACTGAGAGTATCGAATCGTCTCCCGGAAGCATTGCACAAGTTAGAGAGTGCTCCGCTTCCATTCTCCGTTTTGCCAAAGAGACACATACACCGGTATTGCTTATCGGACATATTAATAAGGAAGGAAGCATAGCAGGTCCTAAAGTACTGGAGCATATCGTCGATACTGTTCTCCAGTTTGAAGGCGACCAGCATTATATGTACCGTATTCTACGCAGCATCAAGAACCGTTTCGGTAGTACGGCAGAACTGGGTATTTATGAAATGCGGCAGGACGGATTGCGTCAAGTAAGCAATCCGTCGGAGCTATTGCTAAGTCAAGACCACGAGGGAATGAGCGGAGTGGCCATCGCTTCTGCCATTGAAGGAATACGCCCGTTCCTGATTGAGACACAGGCTCTGGTAAGTTCCGCCGTTTACGGAAATCCCCAGCGTTCGGCAACCGGTTTCGATTTGAGAAGAATGAATATGCTACTGGCAGTTCTCGAAAAGCGGGTCGGCTTCAAGCTCGCACAAAAAGACGTATTCCTGAATATAGCCGGCGGACTGAAAGTGAATGACCCGGCTATCGACCTACCGGTTATCAGCGCTATCCTTTCTTCAAATATGGACGCGGCTATCGAACCGGAAGTCTGCATGGCGGGAGAAATCGGGCTGTCGGGCGAAATCCGCCCCGTGAACAGGATAGAGCAACGTATCGGAGAAGCGGAGAAATTAGGTTTCAAACGTTTCCTGTTGCCGAAATACAATTTGCAGGGCATCGATACGAAAAAGTTAAAGATAGAACTAGTACCTGTCAGAAAAGTAGAAGAAGCGTTCAGAGCCTTATTCGGATAA
- a CDS encoding asparaginase has translation MNPLKTSVLLIYTGGTIGMIENTVTGALENFNFEQLQKHVPELQKFNFPIDTYQFDPPMDSSDMEPDMWRKLVHIIHENYDRYQGFVILHGTDTMAYTASALSFMLEGLDKPVILTGSQLPIGVLRTDGKENLMTSIEIAIAQNKEGKALVPEVCIFFENHLMRGNRTTKMNAENFNAFRSFNYPVLAEAGIHIKYNNVQIHVNGEERELKPHYLLDTNVVVLKLFPGIQENVVAATLDIKGLKAVILETYGSGNAPRKEWFIRRLCQASARGVVIVNVTQCNAGMVEMERYETGYQLLQAGVVSGYDSTTESAVTKLMFLLGHGYTPDEVRDRMNRSMAGEITL, from the coding sequence ATGAACCCGTTAAAAACTTCCGTATTGTTAATATATACCGGTGGAACAATTGGAATGATTGAGAACACCGTGACAGGCGCATTGGAGAATTTCAATTTCGAACAACTCCAGAAGCACGTCCCCGAATTGCAAAAATTCAACTTCCCGATTGATACGTATCAGTTCGACCCGCCTATGGACTCTTCGGACATGGAACCGGATATGTGGCGGAAGCTGGTTCACATCATCCATGAGAATTACGACCGTTATCAGGGCTTTGTCATTCTGCACGGCACGGACACGATGGCGTACACTGCTTCCGCACTTAGCTTTATGCTGGAAGGGTTGGACAAGCCTGTCATCCTGACGGGTTCGCAACTCCCTATCGGGGTGCTCCGCACGGACGGAAAAGAAAATCTGATGACGAGTATAGAGATTGCCATCGCTCAAAATAAAGAAGGAAAAGCGCTCGTTCCGGAAGTCTGCATTTTCTTTGAGAATCATTTGATGCGGGGGAACCGCACGACGAAAATGAATGCCGAGAACTTCAATGCGTTCCGGTCTTTCAATTATCCGGTGTTGGCGGAAGCGGGGATTCATATTAAATATAATAATGTACAGATTCATGTGAACGGGGAAGAACGGGAACTAAAACCTCATTATTTATTGGATACGAATGTGGTGGTATTGAAACTATTCCCCGGAATTCAAGAGAATGTGGTAGCCGCTACTTTAGATATAAAAGGACTGAAAGCCGTTATTCTCGAAACGTACGGTTCGGGCAACGCTCCCCGGAAGGAATGGTTTATCCGTCGGCTTTGCCAGGCTAGCGCACGTGGAGTCGTGATTGTCAACGTGACACAATGCAACGCGGGGATGGTAGAGATGGAACGTTACGAAACGGGATACCAGTTATTGCAGGCGGGCGTCGTCTCCGGTTATGACAGTACGACCGAGTCGGCTGTCACTAAATTAATGTTCTTGTTGGGACATGGATATACACCGGATGAGGTGCGCGACCGGATGAACCGGTCGATGGCGGGAGAGATTACATTATAG
- the thrA gene encoding bifunctional aspartate kinase/homoserine dehydrogenase I, with translation MKVMKFGGTSVGSVNSILSVKRIVESAKEPVIVVVSALGGITDKLINTSKMAAVGDSAYEGEFREIVYRHVEMIKEVIPAGEKQTSLQRQIGELLNELKDIFQGIYLIKDLSPKTSDTIVSYGERLSSIIVAELIEGAQWFDSRTFIKTEKKHNKHTLDAELTNKLVKEAFNSLPKVSLVPGFISSDKMSGDVTNLGRGGSDYTAAIIAAALDANSLEIWTDVDGFMTADPRVISTAYTIAELTYVEATELCNFGAKVVYPPTIYPVCHKNIPIIIKNTFNPDGVGTIIKQEVSNPHCKAIKGISSINDTSLITVQGLGMVGVIGVNYRIFKALAKNGISVFLVSQASSENSTSIGVRNADADLACEVLNEEFAKEIEMGEISPILAERNLATVAIVGENMKHTPGIAGKLFGTLGRNGINVIACAQGASETNISFVVDSKSLRKSLNVIHDSFFLSEYQVLNLFICGIGTVGGSLVEQIRCQQQKLMMENGLKLHVVGIIDAAKAMFSREGFDLANFREELKEKGKDSNLQTIRDEIVGMNIFNSVFVDCTASPDIASLYKDLLEHNVSVVAANKIAASSAYENYRDLKTIARQRGVKYLFETNVGAGLPIINTINDLIHSGDKILKIEAVLSGTLNYIFNKISADIPFSRTIKMAQEERYSEPDPRIDLSGKDVIRKLVILAREAGYRIEQEDVEKNLFVPNDFFEGSLDDFWKRVPSLDADFEARRQVLEKENKHWRFVAKLEDGKASVGLQEVGANHPFYGLEGSNNIILLTTERYKEYPMMIQGYGAGAGVTAAGVFADIMSIANV, from the coding sequence ATGAAAGTAATGAAATTCGGCGGAACGTCCGTAGGTTCCGTGAACAGCATTTTAAGCGTAAAGAGAATCGTAGAGTCGGCTAAAGAGCCGGTAATTGTAGTTGTTTCCGCATTGGGGGGCATCACTGACAAATTGATAAACACATCGAAGATGGCGGCAGTGGGAGATTCGGCCTATGAAGGCGAGTTCCGCGAAATCGTTTACCGCCATGTGGAGATGATTAAGGAAGTGATTCCTGCCGGAGAAAAACAAACTTCGTTGCAACGTCAGATTGGCGAACTGCTGAACGAGTTGAAAGACATTTTCCAGGGAATCTATCTGATTAAAGACCTTTCACCGAAGACATCGGATACAATTGTCAGCTATGGAGAACGTCTTTCATCCATTATCGTTGCCGAACTGATTGAAGGGGCACAATGGTTCGATTCGCGCACTTTTATCAAGACGGAAAAGAAGCATAATAAACATACGCTGGATGCGGAACTGACTAATAAACTGGTGAAAGAGGCTTTCAACTCACTTCCGAAAGTATCGTTAGTGCCCGGATTCATCTCTTCTGACAAGATGTCGGGAGATGTAACGAATCTCGGTCGTGGCGGTTCCGACTATACGGCTGCCATTATTGCCGCAGCACTCGATGCCAATAGCCTGGAGATATGGACGGATGTAGACGGTTTTATGACTGCCGACCCGCGTGTCATCTCAACGGCCTACACGATTGCCGAACTGACTTACGTAGAAGCAACCGAACTTTGTAACTTCGGTGCGAAAGTCGTTTATCCGCCGACCATCTATCCGGTATGCCACAAGAATATACCTATTATAATAAAGAATACATTCAATCCCGACGGAGTAGGAACTATCATCAAACAGGAAGTTTCCAATCCGCATTGCAAAGCCATTAAGGGTATTTCTTCCATCAACGATACGAGCCTGATTACTGTTCAGGGACTCGGTATGGTAGGTGTAATCGGTGTCAACTACCGTATCTTTAAAGCGCTGGCAAAGAACGGAATCAGTGTGTTTCTCGTATCTCAGGCTTCATCGGAAAACAGTACTTCTATCGGTGTGCGTAATGCCGATGCCGACCTGGCTTGCGAAGTGCTGAACGAAGAATTTGCCAAGGAAATTGAAATGGGGGAAATCTCTCCGATTCTTGCGGAAAGAAATCTGGCTACGGTTGCTATCGTAGGCGAGAATATGAAGCATACACCGGGCATCGCAGGTAAGCTATTCGGTACGTTGGGACGCAACGGTATCAACGTAATCGCTTGTGCACAAGGTGCTTCGGAAACAAATATCTCTTTTGTTGTCGATTCCAAATCCTTGCGCAAATCACTGAACGTGATTCATGACTCTTTCTTCCTGTCCGAATATCAGGTATTGAACCTCTTTATCTGCGGTATCGGTACGGTGGGTGGCAGCCTGGTAGAGCAGATTCGTTGCCAGCAGCAAAAACTGATGATGGAGAACGGGCTGAAACTTCATGTGGTAGGTATCATTGATGCAGCTAAAGCGATGTTCAGCCGTGAAGGGTTCGACCTTGCCAACTTCCGCGAAGAACTGAAAGAGAAAGGTAAGGACAGCAACCTGCAGACTATCCGTGACGAAATAGTCGGCATGAATATCTTCAATTCCGTATTTGTAGACTGTACGGCAAGCCCCGACATAGCATCGCTCTACAAGGATTTGCTGGAACATAACGTCTCCGTTGTAGCCGCCAACAAGATTGCTGCTTCTTCGGCTTATGAGAACTACCGCGACCTGAAAACGATTGCCCGTCAACGTGGCGTGAAGTACCTGTTCGAAACAAACGTAGGTGCGGGACTTCCGATTATCAATACAATCAACGACTTGATTCATAGTGGCGACAAGATATTGAAAATTGAAGCCGTACTTTCGGGTACATTGAATTACATCTTCAATAAAATCAGCGCCGATATTCCTTTTAGCCGTACCATCAAGATGGCGCAGGAAGAACGTTATTCCGAACCCGACCCACGTATTGACCTCAGTGGTAAGGACGTCATCCGCAAACTGGTGATTCTGGCACGCGAAGCCGGATACCGCATCGAACAGGAAGATGTAGAGAAGAATCTCTTTGTCCCGAACGATTTCTTCGAAGGTTCTCTGGATGACTTCTGGAAACGTGTTCCGAGCCTTGACGCTGATTTTGAAGCCCGTCGCCAAGTACTCGAAAAAGAAAATAAACACTGGCGTTTTGTAGCCAAACTGGAGGATGGAAAAGCCTCTGTCGGTTTGCAGGAAGTGGGAGCCAACCATCCGTTCTACGGCTTGGAAGGCAGCAACAATATCATCCTGCTGACTACGGAACGTTATAAAGAATATCCGATGATGATTCAGGGATACGGTGCAGGTGCAGGCGTGACTGCTGCCGGAGTATTTGCCGATATTATGAGCATCGCAAACGTTTAA
- a CDS encoding cofactor-independent phosphoglycerate mutase yields the protein MKHIIILGDGMADWPVKSLGDRTLLQYAKTPYMDKLARMGRVGRLHTVAEGFHPGSEVANMSVLGYNLPKVYEGRGPLEAASIGVDLQPGEMAMRCNLICVEGEILKNHSSGHISTEEADVLIQYLQEKLGNDRVRFHTGVQYRHLLVIKGGNKELDCTPPHDVPLKPFRPLMVKPLVPEAQETADLINDLILKSQELLKDHPLNLKRMAEGKDPANSIWPWSPGYRPQMPTFSETFPQVKKGAVISAVDLINGIGYYAGLRRIAVEGATGLYNTNYENKVAAALEALKTDDFVYLHIEASDEAGHEGDIDLKLLTIENLDKRAVGPIYEAVKDWDEPVAIAVLPDHPTPCELRTHTADPIPFLIWYPGIEPDEVQTYDEVAACSGSYGLLKEDEFIKEFMK from the coding sequence ATGAAACATATTATCATATTGGGAGACGGAATGGCCGACTGGCCGGTGAAGTCATTAGGGGATAGGACGCTCCTGCAATATGCAAAGACGCCTTATATGGATAAATTAGCCCGCATGGGGCGTGTCGGACGGTTGCATACCGTTGCCGAAGGCTTTCATCCGGGTAGTGAGGTGGCCAATATGTCCGTATTGGGATATAATCTTCCGAAAGTGTACGAAGGTCGCGGTCCGCTCGAAGCGGCGAGTATCGGTGTAGACCTGCAGCCGGGAGAGATGGCGATGCGTTGCAACCTGATTTGTGTGGAAGGGGAGATTCTGAAGAATCACTCTTCGGGACATATCTCTACGGAAGAGGCGGACGTATTAATCCAATATCTGCAAGAGAAACTGGGCAACGACCGCGTGCGTTTTCATACGGGAGTCCAGTATCGTCATCTATTAGTTATTAAAGGAGGAAACAAGGAACTGGACTGTACTCCACCGCACGATGTGCCTTTGAAGCCTTTCCGTCCGCTAATGGTGAAACCATTGGTGCCGGAAGCTCAAGAGACGGCAGACTTGATTAATGACCTGATTCTGAAATCACAGGAATTGTTGAAAGACCATCCGTTGAATCTGAAACGTATGGCCGAAGGCAAAGACCCTGCAAACAGCATTTGGCCTTGGAGTCCCGGTTACCGTCCGCAGATGCCTACCTTCTCCGAAACATTCCCGCAGGTGAAGAAAGGAGCGGTTATCTCTGCTGTAGACTTGATAAACGGAATCGGTTACTATGCAGGCTTACGCCGCATCGCAGTAGAGGGAGCCACCGGACTTTATAATACGAATTATGAAAACAAAGTAGCCGCCGCTTTGGAAGCCTTAAAGACGGACGACTTTGTTTATCTGCATATCGAAGCCAGTGATGAGGCGGGACACGAAGGGGACATCGACCTGAAACTCCTGACTATCGAGAATCTCGATAAACGTGCCGTAGGCCCTATCTATGAAGCTGTGAAAGACTGGGACGAGCCTGTGGCGATAGCCGTATTGCCCGACCATCCCACTCCTTGCGAGCTTCGTACGCATACTGCCGACCCTATCCCGTTCCTTATCTGGTATCCGGGTATCGAACCGGACGAAGTACAGACGTATGACGAAGTGGCGGCTTGTAGCGGTAGCTACGGTCTGCTGAAAGAAGACGAGTTTATAAAAGAGTTCATGAAATAA
- the thrC gene encoding threonine synthase — protein sequence MIYYSTNKQAPNASLQEAVVKGLAADKGLFMPMSIKPLPQDFYDSIESLSFQEIAYRVADAFFGEDVPADTLKQIVYDTLSFDVPLVKVSENIYSLELFHGPTLAFKDVGGRFMARLLGYFIKKEGQKNVNVLVATSGDTGSAVANGFLGVEGIHVYVLYPKGKVSEIQEKQFTTLGQNITALEVDGTFDDCQALVKSAFMDKELNEHLSLTSANSINVARFLPQAFYYFYAYAQLKRAGKADNAVICVPSGNFGNITAGLFGKKMGLPVKRFIAANNRNDIFYQYLQTGEYNPRPSIATIANAMDVGDPSNFARVLDLYKGSHAAISAEISGTTYTDEQIRETVKETWKEHHYLLDPHGACGYRALAEGLQPGETGVFLETAHPAKFLETVESIIGETVEIPAKLQEFMKGEKKSLQMTKEFADFKKYLLSL from the coding sequence ATGATTTATTATAGTACAAATAAGCAAGCGCCTAATGCTTCACTGCAAGAAGCGGTAGTGAAAGGGCTTGCTGCCGATAAAGGGCTGTTTATGCCTATGTCCATCAAACCGCTTCCACAAGATTTTTACGATTCGATTGAAAGCTTGTCCTTCCAGGAGATTGCTTATCGTGTAGCCGATGCTTTCTTCGGTGAGGACGTTCCTGCCGATACGTTGAAACAGATTGTGTATGACACTTTAAGTTTCGATGTGCCTTTGGTGAAAGTATCGGAGAATATCTACTCACTCGAACTTTTCCACGGTCCGACATTGGCTTTCAAGGATGTGGGGGGGCGTTTTATGGCGCGTCTGCTTGGTTATTTCATTAAGAAAGAAGGGCAGAAGAATGTCAATGTGCTGGTAGCCACTTCCGGTGATACGGGAAGTGCGGTGGCTAACGGTTTCTTAGGTGTGGAAGGTATTCATGTATATGTACTTTATCCGAAAGGAAAAGTGAGCGAAATACAGGAAAAGCAATTCACCACATTAGGACAGAATATTACCGCCCTCGAAGTGGACGGAACATTCGATGATTGTCAGGCATTGGTGAAATCGGCTTTCATGGATAAGGAACTGAACGAACATCTTTCCCTTACTTCCGCCAATTCTATCAACGTTGCCCGCTTCCTGCCGCAAGCATTCTATTATTTCTACGCTTATGCCCAGTTGAAGCGTGCCGGAAAAGCTGACAATGCAGTAATCTGCGTTCCTAGCGGAAACTTCGGAAATATCACTGCCGGTCTGTTCGGTAAGAAAATGGGATTACCAGTGAAACGTTTCATTGCGGCTAATAACCGTAACGATATATTCTACCAATATCTGCAAACAGGCGAATACAACCCGCGTCCGTCTATTGCAACCATCGCTAATGCCATGGACGTAGGCGACCCGAGCAACTTTGCCCGTGTACTCGATTTGTATAAAGGTTCTCATGCTGCTATCTCCGCCGAGATTTCGGGAACTACCTATACCGACGAACAAATCCGTGAAACTGTGAAAGAGACTTGGAAAGAACACCATTATCTGCTCGACCCTCATGGGGCATGTGGCTATCGTGCATTGGCAGAAGGTTTACAACCGGGCGAAACAGGTGTATTCCTCGAAACAGCCCATCCTGCCAAGTTCCTCGAAACAGTAGAAAGTATCATTGGTGAAACGGTGGAAATACCTGCCAAATTGCAGGAGTTTATGAAAGGTGAGAAGAAGAGTCTCCAAATGACGAAAGAGTTTGCAGACTTTAAGAAGTATCTGCTTTCGCTCTGA
- a CDS encoding thiamine diphosphokinase — protein MINEDYMPEAVILANGEYPTHTLPLRMLEEAKFVACCDGAANEYISRGHTPDVIIGDGDSLSPEYKERFSSIVHQIADQETNDQTKAVHFLQEKGFRKIAIVGATGKREDHTLGNISLLIDYMKEGMEIRTITDYGVFMSVNGTQTFESHPGQQISIINFGAKGLKEEGLVYPLSDFTNWWQGTLNEATADEFTIHCTGEYLIFLAFV, from the coding sequence ATGATAAACGAAGACTATATGCCCGAAGCCGTGATATTGGCTAACGGTGAATATCCTACTCACACTCTTCCTTTGCGAATGTTGGAAGAAGCTAAATTCGTAGCTTGTTGTGACGGTGCAGCCAATGAATATATCTCTCGTGGACATACACCGGACGTGATTATCGGTGACGGTGATTCTCTTTCACCGGAATATAAAGAACGTTTCTCTTCTATCGTACACCAGATAGCCGACCAGGAAACGAACGACCAAACCAAAGCTGTTCACTTTCTGCAAGAGAAAGGATTCCGTAAGATTGCCATTGTCGGAGCTACCGGCAAACGGGAAGACCATACACTGGGAAATATCAGCCTGCTGATTGACTATATGAAAGAGGGCATGGAAATAAGGACAATTACGGACTACGGTGTATTTATGTCTGTGAACGGTACACAGACATTCGAGTCCCATCCCGGACAGCAGATTTCGATTATCAATTTCGGAGCAAAAGGATTAAAGGAGGAAGGATTGGTTTATCCGCTCAGTGACTTCACCAACTGGTGGCAAGGTACGCTGAATGAAGCAACAGCCGATGAGTTTACCATTCATTGTACAGGAGAGTATTTGATATTCCTGGCTTTTGTGTAA
- the pnuC gene encoding nicotinamide riboside transporter PnuC, with protein sequence MEMNFLEIFGTIVGLVYLWLEYRASIYLWIAGIIMPAIYIFVYYKAGLYADFGINIYYLIAAVYGWFFWMWGQRKEKQTQSALPIIHTPWKCYLPLLLIFIVAFIGIAWILIEYTDSNVPWLDSFTTALSIVGMWMLARKYIEQWFAWILVDIVCCGLYIYKDLYFTSALYGLYSIIAIFGYFKWKKIMSIQ encoded by the coding sequence ATGGAAATGAATTTTCTGGAAATATTCGGTACGATTGTCGGTTTAGTCTACCTTTGGTTGGAATACCGGGCAAGTATCTATCTTTGGATAGCGGGGATTATCATGCCTGCTATCTATATCTTCGTATATTACAAAGCAGGATTATACGCTGACTTTGGCATCAATATCTACTATCTGATAGCCGCCGTTTATGGCTGGTTCTTTTGGATGTGGGGACAGAGGAAAGAAAAACAGACTCAATCTGCCCTTCCCATCATACATACACCGTGGAAATGCTATCTTCCGCTTCTGCTGATATTCATCGTTGCCTTTATCGGCATTGCCTGGATACTCATTGAATACACGGACAGCAATGTACCATGGCTGGATAGCTTCACCACGGCACTGAGCATTGTCGGCATGTGGATGCTGGCACGCAAATATATCGAACAATGGTTTGCTTGGATACTTGTAGACATCGTTTGTTGCGGACTGTATATTTATAAAGACCTTTATTTTACTTCTGCTTTATACGGACTTTACTCCATTATAGCTATCTTTGGCTACTTTAAATGGAAAAAAATAATGAGCATACAATGA